One genomic region from Chthonomonas calidirosea T49 encodes:
- a CDS encoding tetratricopeptide repeat protein, whose protein sequence is MRLPTGQVTFLLTDIEGSTRLWESHPEEMILALEQHDRIAIHAIQQYDGTIIKSRGEGDSLFAVFSDPLKATFAAAQFQMSLLQAAWPPALAIIKVRMALHTGMATLREGDYFGPTVNRCARLRAIAHGGQILLSSTTAQKIESNLPEGFSLVHLGTLALRDIYTPEPIYQLVAPGLPTQFPMLPTSSPPDAIKGYLPTLLTSFIGREKELKQLEQLLNRTRLLTLSGSGGCGKTRLAIEFAERLQAEFSDGIWFIELASIADPSFIPHAVANALGVAALPIYPSAQEAILEHLKSQRVLLLLDNCEHLIEAAAQFANTLLHTCPYIKIVATSREPLNITGEVTFRVPSLSLPQNDDFGLPERLIESEAVKLFLERAQAVTNDLSLSSENLNYIASICRRLDGIPLAIELAAARCRALSLKDIESHLGDMFQLLSQSPRTSISRHKTLRAALDWSYSPLTPPQKRLLQRLAVFTGGWTLEAAEAICADTDDRSTDAAFLPTYDVLDTLSLLTDRSLVNYDTHADRFSLLEPMRQYSLQLLRQSGEEPMLRERHAQWFTQWVEEAAERIPGPDQEEWFSRLERDNDNLRAVLTQPNVAIELRLRLAIALWRHWLARDQLQEGQDLLQHLLREKGVPSSPLKAKALHVLASLACKQGNYDIAEYAIRESLQLSLQHNDLLAAAHTRVVEGEIAHARGDYDAAFTRFAAAYETLKNFDSRIDMAEALQGLGDSALSRNECPSARAYYMEALEIRRTLKDQRGIANLLHALGNVALFLGKYAEAAKQYQESIEMRERFQDRKGIAASLNNLGGVALLNGDYAQAEAFCRRSLTLRQQIGDKRGIAFSLLTLGHIAREKGDLEEALDYSEQSVQLFQQLGNRVNAATALCDCSLTLIRLNELSQAAAILHEVVDSCREISSHFLCLLVIETAAELAAAQKNYALAAQLLGAYDQHASLLEMPIPPIRKSAQERLRSQLNATLGSEPFQQALESGHQIATQSLFEQIRTL, encoded by the coding sequence ATGCGACTTCCTACCGGCCAAGTAACGTTTCTCCTCACCGACATAGAGGGAAGTACCCGCCTATGGGAATCTCACCCTGAGGAGATGATACTCGCACTTGAGCAACATGACAGGATCGCTATTCACGCTATCCAACAGTATGATGGGACTATCATCAAAAGCAGAGGAGAAGGCGACAGCCTCTTCGCCGTCTTTTCCGACCCGCTAAAAGCCACATTTGCGGCAGCACAATTTCAAATGTCTCTCCTTCAGGCGGCATGGCCTCCGGCGCTCGCCATCATCAAAGTACGTATGGCGCTTCATACCGGCATGGCCACACTGCGCGAGGGAGACTACTTTGGCCCTACAGTAAACCGTTGCGCGCGCCTACGCGCGATCGCACACGGTGGGCAGATTCTCCTCTCCTCCACCACAGCCCAGAAAATCGAATCGAACCTTCCAGAAGGCTTTTCACTGGTGCATTTAGGCACCCTCGCCCTACGTGATATCTATACTCCCGAGCCGATCTATCAGCTTGTGGCTCCCGGTTTGCCCACTCAATTCCCTATGCTTCCGACGTCATCTCCTCCCGATGCCATCAAAGGGTACCTTCCAACTCTTCTTACCAGCTTTATTGGCCGGGAGAAAGAGCTAAAACAGCTCGAGCAGCTTTTAAATCGAACCCGTCTTTTAACTCTTTCTGGCTCGGGCGGATGTGGTAAAACGCGCCTTGCCATCGAATTTGCCGAACGTCTTCAGGCCGAATTTTCCGATGGCATCTGGTTCATAGAACTAGCCTCGATCGCCGATCCAAGCTTCATTCCCCATGCTGTAGCGAATGCCCTTGGTGTTGCAGCTCTACCGATCTACCCATCCGCACAAGAGGCCATTTTGGAACATCTCAAAAGCCAGCGTGTGCTTCTACTCCTAGATAATTGCGAACATCTTATCGAGGCGGCGGCGCAGTTTGCCAATACCCTGCTTCATACCTGTCCCTACATCAAGATCGTGGCGACTAGTCGAGAACCGCTTAATATCACGGGTGAGGTCACCTTTCGTGTTCCCTCTCTTTCGCTGCCGCAGAACGATGACTTCGGTCTACCAGAACGATTAATCGAATCCGAGGCCGTGAAGCTCTTTCTGGAACGCGCCCAGGCCGTGACCAACGATCTCTCCCTCTCTTCGGAGAACTTGAACTACATTGCCTCGATCTGTAGGCGTCTTGATGGCATCCCGCTTGCCATCGAGCTTGCGGCCGCCCGATGTCGGGCCCTTTCGCTGAAAGATATCGAGTCTCACCTTGGCGATATGTTTCAGCTGCTTTCGCAATCTCCGCGTACCAGCATCTCACGCCATAAAACCCTTCGTGCCGCCCTTGATTGGAGTTACTCTCCCCTCACCCCGCCTCAAAAGCGACTCCTGCAACGCCTCGCTGTTTTCACGGGAGGATGGACTTTGGAAGCAGCCGAGGCTATCTGTGCAGATACCGATGACCGCTCGACCGATGCCGCCTTTTTGCCCACCTACGACGTCCTCGACACGCTTTCTCTGCTTACCGACCGCTCCCTCGTGAACTACGATACGCATGCCGACCGATTTTCACTGCTAGAGCCTATGCGTCAATATAGCCTCCAACTCCTTCGGCAAAGCGGCGAGGAGCCCATGCTCCGAGAACGCCATGCTCAGTGGTTTACGCAGTGGGTCGAAGAGGCCGCTGAGCGCATTCCCGGTCCCGATCAGGAAGAATGGTTTTCACGACTGGAGCGAGACAACGATAATCTACGGGCTGTGCTTACCCAGCCGAACGTGGCGATAGAGCTTCGTCTGCGCTTGGCCATCGCACTTTGGCGCCATTGGCTCGCACGTGACCAACTACAGGAAGGTCAAGACCTCCTTCAACATCTTCTTCGAGAGAAGGGAGTCCCTTCATCCCCACTAAAAGCGAAGGCCCTGCATGTACTCGCCTCCCTAGCTTGCAAACAGGGAAATTACGATATCGCTGAATATGCGATTCGAGAGAGTTTGCAGCTGTCATTACAACATAACGATCTGCTCGCCGCTGCCCATACTCGCGTGGTAGAAGGCGAGATCGCACATGCCCGCGGCGATTACGATGCCGCTTTCACTCGATTCGCCGCCGCCTACGAAACGCTAAAAAACTTCGACTCTCGTATCGACATGGCAGAAGCACTTCAAGGGCTAGGAGATTCGGCGCTTTCTCGCAACGAATGCCCCTCAGCCCGAGCCTACTATATGGAGGCCTTGGAGATTCGCCGTACCCTTAAAGACCAAAGAGGCATTGCGAATCTGTTACACGCTCTTGGCAATGTTGCCCTCTTTCTAGGCAAATATGCGGAGGCGGCAAAACAGTACCAGGAAAGTATTGAGATGCGCGAGAGGTTTCAAGATCGAAAGGGGATCGCTGCCTCTCTCAACAACCTCGGGGGCGTGGCTCTCCTGAACGGCGACTACGCTCAAGCAGAAGCATTTTGTCGTAGAAGCCTTACCCTCCGCCAACAGATTGGCGATAAACGTGGCATCGCTTTCTCCCTTCTTACCCTTGGCCACATTGCGCGAGAAAAGGGCGATCTGGAAGAGGCTCTTGATTATAGTGAACAGAGTGTCCAGCTTTTTCAACAACTTGGTAACCGTGTTAATGCGGCCACAGCGCTCTGCGACTGCAGTCTTACTCTCATTCGCCTTAACGAGCTCTCCCAAGCGGCGGCGATCTTGCATGAGGTCGTTGATTCCTGCCGTGAGATATCGAGCCACTTTCTCTGCCTTCTCGTCATCGAAACCGCTGCCGAACTCGCTGCTGCCCAAAAGAACTACGCCCTTGCCGCTCAACTGCTGGGTGCCTACGACCAACACGCGTCGCTTCTCGAAATGCCGATTCCCCCCATCCGCAAAAGCGCCCAGGAGCGGCTACGGTCTCAACTTAACGCCACACTCGGCTCAGAGCCCTTCCAACAAGCCCTCGAAAGCGGCCACCAGATTGCAACCCAATCCCTTTTTGAACAGATTCGCACTCTCTAG
- the ruvC gene encoding crossover junction endodeoxyribonuclease RuvC, producing MVILGIDPGTAITGYGLLEVKDHKITHLAHGVLLTDKNLPTPNRMLSLYTQLNDLLSQWHPDVLVTEKLFFANNVNTALAVGGSIGVVLLAAAQRAIPWIEYRPAEVKMAVVGYGRAEKKQIQYMITKLLALPNPPTPDDAADALAIALCHAHSAPLRKVQNLS from the coding sequence ATGGTTATTCTTGGAATCGATCCCGGCACCGCTATCACCGGCTATGGCCTTCTTGAAGTGAAAGATCACAAAATTACACATTTGGCACATGGGGTTCTTCTCACCGATAAAAACCTCCCTACTCCCAACCGCATGCTCTCGCTCTATACACAACTCAACGATCTTCTCAGCCAATGGCATCCCGATGTGCTGGTCACGGAAAAGCTCTTCTTTGCCAACAACGTTAACACGGCTCTTGCCGTTGGTGGCTCCATCGGTGTTGTGCTCCTCGCCGCAGCGCAACGAGCGATCCCCTGGATAGAGTACCGGCCGGCTGAGGTGAAGATGGCGGTCGTCGGTTATGGGCGCGCCGAAAAGAAACAGATACAGTACATGATAACAAAGCTACTTGCACTTCCCAACCCGCCTACCCCCGACGACGCCGCTGATGCGCTTGCTATTGCCCTTTGTCATGCCCATTCCGCTCCACTACGTAAAGTCCAAAATCTGAGTTAG
- a CDS encoding ABC transporter substrate-binding protein produces the protein MKFHFIFGMVFLAAVCGGCGRYPAAHEVRPKLFPSSGSPCVLRDQTGFRLVLTACPRRIVSLAPSNTEIVYDLGAQDRIVAVTTADDYPPSVKRKPKVGPMMNASIENILAYHPDLVLAFGGLNDREIRQLRYLHVPTLVVDPHNLSEVYASILLIGRAVGEKEKASLLVQTMKRRLLQIERIVAHAKRRPKVLMIYQLNPIYTTGSNSFIDDAIEYAGGRNAALTLSADDTLSPEEVVLAQPDVIACSPDLVPYVVRMPGWKESVPAVRYRRFFPDDSPQGTLVRPTPRLVDGIKNLAHFLHPELFTKETKHVHTALKG, from the coding sequence GTGAAGTTTCATTTCATCTTCGGCATGGTATTTCTTGCTGCCGTGTGTGGCGGCTGTGGCCGTTATCCTGCTGCTCACGAGGTTCGGCCAAAGCTTTTTCCCTCCAGCGGCTCCCCCTGTGTTCTTCGCGATCAGACGGGTTTTCGGCTAGTTCTTACAGCGTGTCCGCGCCGGATCGTTTCGTTAGCGCCAAGCAACACGGAGATAGTGTACGATTTAGGCGCTCAGGATCGGATTGTTGCTGTAACCACTGCCGACGATTACCCACCGTCTGTAAAACGAAAGCCGAAGGTGGGGCCTATGATGAACGCATCCATCGAAAACATTCTGGCTTACCATCCCGATTTAGTTTTGGCTTTCGGCGGGCTGAACGATCGGGAGATCCGCCAACTGCGCTATCTGCACGTTCCCACGTTGGTGGTGGATCCGCACAATCTTAGTGAGGTTTATGCTTCAATTTTGCTTATCGGGCGTGCGGTAGGAGAGAAGGAGAAGGCGAGCTTGCTAGTGCAGACCATGAAGAGACGGCTTCTCCAAATAGAGCGAATCGTGGCGCATGCGAAACGCCGACCAAAGGTGTTGATGATATACCAATTGAATCCTATCTACACAACAGGCTCGAACTCATTTATTGACGATGCCATCGAATATGCTGGTGGAAGAAATGCAGCGCTCACGTTGTCGGCAGACGATACTCTTTCTCCAGAAGAGGTTGTGCTGGCTCAGCCAGATGTGATCGCATGCAGCCCAGATCTCGTGCCTTATGTAGTACGGATGCCTGGGTGGAAAGAGAGCGTGCCGGCGGTTCGGTATCGGCGATTTTTTCCGGACGACAGTCCACAGGGCACACTCGTGCGGCCTACCCCAAGGTTGGTAGATGGCATCAAGAATCTCGCCCACTTCCTCCACCCCGAACTCTTCACAAAGGAGACAAAGCATGTCCACACAGCTCTCAAAGGCTAG
- the cobU gene encoding bifunctional adenosylcobinamide kinase/adenosylcobinamide-phosphate guanylyltransferase yields MSTQLSKARFIFVVGGARSGKSRYAQNLAKTLAEQRLGRVLFIATAEVTDEEMAARIAYHRRERPQEWDTIEVPIEAADAILARKGQYDVILLDCITLFLSNLLLSMQEQPRDQIEIRIRQEVERLCAAARASEADVLFVSNEVGLSLHPLTALGRLFQDIAGRANQIIAAAADEVVLMFCGIPLKIKSQEGSD; encoded by the coding sequence ATGTCCACACAGCTCTCAAAGGCTAGATTTATCTTCGTGGTGGGTGGTGCTCGTAGCGGCAAGAGCCGCTATGCACAAAATCTGGCGAAGACGCTTGCCGAACAGCGCTTAGGGAGGGTGCTTTTCATTGCCACGGCAGAGGTGACCGACGAGGAGATGGCGGCGCGTATTGCATATCACCGAAGGGAGCGGCCTCAAGAGTGGGACACCATTGAAGTACCAATAGAGGCTGCCGATGCCATTCTTGCTCGCAAGGGACAGTACGACGTTATTCTCCTAGATTGTATCACGCTATTTCTGAGCAATCTTTTGCTTTCCATGCAAGAACAGCCGCGTGATCAGATCGAAATTCGGATTCGACAGGAAGTGGAGCGTCTCTGTGCTGCCGCACGCGCGAGCGAGGCCGATGTGCTTTTTGTTAGCAATGAGGTTGGTCTAAGCCTGCATCCGCTTACCGCTTTAGGACGTCTTTTCCAGGATATTGCCGGCAGGGCGAACCAGATCATTGCGGCGGCAGCTGATGAAGTGGTGTTGATGTTTTGTGGCATTCCCTTGAAAATCAAGTCGCAGGAGGGAAGCGATTGA
- a CDS encoding ATPase of PP-loop superfamily: MRKARVIVSWSTGKDSAWTLYRLQQMPDIEVVGLLTTVNAAFQRVAMHAVREVLLEAQAEAAGVPLIRVPIPWPCTNAQYEEAMRRIVYEVCPQMGVTHMAFGDLFLEDVRAYRETRLEGTGITPLFPLWGEPTDKLAAQMVREGLEAVITCVNPEQLSETFVGRVFDAAFLSELPEGVDPCGERGEFHSFVYKGPMFRHPLSVVVGEIVRRDGFVFADVLLAERRLECERRRGSF; encoded by the coding sequence TTGAGGAAAGCGCGTGTGATCGTCTCTTGGAGTACCGGCAAGGATTCGGCGTGGACGCTCTATCGCCTGCAGCAGATGCCGGATATCGAGGTGGTTGGGTTGCTGACAACGGTAAACGCGGCGTTTCAACGCGTTGCCATGCATGCGGTTCGAGAGGTGCTGCTTGAGGCACAGGCCGAAGCGGCTGGGGTGCCCCTTATTCGGGTTCCGATTCCGTGGCCGTGTACGAACGCGCAGTATGAGGAAGCGATGCGCCGCATCGTCTATGAGGTCTGCCCCCAAATGGGAGTTACCCACATGGCGTTTGGCGATCTTTTTTTGGAAGATGTTCGCGCTTATCGTGAAACTCGGCTGGAGGGGACTGGCATTACCCCTCTGTTCCCGTTATGGGGGGAGCCGACGGATAAGCTAGCGGCGCAGATGGTGAGGGAGGGTTTGGAAGCTGTGATCACCTGTGTGAACCCTGAGCAGCTTTCAGAAACATTTGTGGGGAGGGTGTTTGATGCGGCATTCTTGTCGGAGCTGCCAGAGGGGGTAGACCCTTGTGGAGAGCGTGGGGAGTTTCACTCCTTTGTCTACAAAGGGCCGATGTTTCGTCATCCTCTTTCGGTGGTAGTAGGTGAGATCGTACGGCGAGATGGTTTTGTATTTGCCGATGTACTTCTTGCGGAGAGGCGTCTAGAGTGCGAAAGACGTAGGGGGTCTTTTTAA
- the cobT gene encoding nicotinate-nucleotide--dimethylbenzimidazole phosphoribosyltransferase: MELKLPEIPELSRQHRLAAQEQLDRKTKPVGSLGRLEELAVQLCAIQHKVPPDTARKRILVFAADHGITEEKVSAYPREVTAQMLANFAAGGAAINVLARLMGGELFVVDVGVAAEPVVGVKNRKVRWGTRNFAHEPAMTVEETLQALNVGIELAFEAAEDEVDILCLGEMGIGNTTAAAALLCLLTEAREEQVVGRGTGLTDAQLEHKRAIVARAVARHREWVKTPFEALCAVGGLEIAALVGSMIGAAASKIPVIVDGFIVTVAALVAYHLTPKARDALIFAHRSEELGHRYALELLEANPLLDLGMRLGEGSGAALASFLVEAAGRILREMATFAEAGVSEREEQDVT; this comes from the coding sequence GTGGAGCTAAAACTACCAGAGATACCGGAGCTATCACGGCAGCACCGCTTAGCGGCTCAGGAGCAGCTTGATCGGAAGACAAAGCCGGTAGGAAGTTTAGGCCGTTTAGAAGAGCTGGCCGTTCAGCTTTGTGCGATTCAACACAAGGTGCCGCCGGACACGGCTAGAAAGCGCATTCTTGTTTTCGCCGCCGATCACGGTATTACAGAGGAAAAGGTTAGTGCCTATCCGAGAGAGGTAACCGCGCAGATGTTAGCCAACTTTGCTGCAGGAGGAGCCGCCATCAATGTGTTAGCGCGGTTAATGGGTGGTGAACTTTTTGTTGTAGACGTGGGGGTAGCTGCGGAGCCGGTGGTCGGGGTCAAAAACCGCAAGGTGCGTTGGGGAACACGAAATTTTGCGCATGAGCCAGCGATGACGGTTGAGGAGACCCTGCAAGCGCTAAACGTTGGAATAGAGCTAGCGTTTGAGGCGGCGGAGGATGAAGTAGATATCCTCTGCTTGGGGGAGATGGGCATCGGTAACACAACGGCCGCAGCGGCGCTGCTCTGTTTGCTGACTGAAGCCAGAGAGGAGCAGGTTGTTGGGCGAGGGACAGGGCTAACGGACGCACAGCTAGAGCACAAGCGCGCCATTGTGGCTAGAGCGGTAGCACGCCATCGAGAGTGGGTGAAAACCCCTTTTGAGGCGCTCTGCGCTGTAGGTGGGCTGGAGATCGCGGCGCTCGTTGGCAGTATGATAGGGGCGGCGGCCAGTAAAATCCCCGTGATCGTGGATGGATTCATTGTAACGGTAGCTGCATTGGTAGCCTATCATCTAACCCCGAAAGCAAGAGATGCACTTATTTTTGCCCACCGTTCTGAGGAGTTAGGGCATCGGTATGCGCTGGAGCTTTTGGAAGCGAATCCACTGCTCGATCTCGGCATGCGCCTTGGGGAGGGGAGCGGTGCCGCATTAGCGAGTTTTTTGGTTGAGGCCGCAGGACGCATTTTAAGGGAGATGGCGACTTTTGCAGAGGCTGGGGTCAGCGAGCGGGAAGAGCAAGATGTTACGTAG
- the cobS gene encoding adenosylcobinamide-GDP ribazoletransferase has protein sequence MLRRELAYLGAAMMFLTRLPCARWARMHTEQMAPSLRYFPLVGLLIGVISAAAYKAALECRFSAPVGVLAAMGAAIVLTGAFHEDAFADWCDGFGAYTPEKRLEIMRDSRLGTFGVVGLFFLLAFKAALLASMPRSWVPWTLIVAPCVARWAVLATFYRSPYRAVPNSTVALFAGKVSGKELWIGTLLAATTGLIYGCVPIAGLLLGVGSASRLLAAYFVRQLGGLSGDCLGVIVALSELLTMIALSHVRPFILHFL, from the coding sequence ATGTTACGTAGAGAGTTAGCCTATCTCGGAGCCGCCATGATGTTTCTTACAAGGCTGCCTTGCGCGCGCTGGGCACGAATGCACACAGAACAGATGGCTCCTAGCCTTCGCTACTTTCCGCTGGTCGGTCTTCTTATAGGTGTTATAAGTGCAGCGGCCTATAAAGCGGCGCTTGAGTGTCGTTTTTCGGCACCGGTTGGAGTGCTGGCTGCTATGGGGGCTGCCATTGTTTTAACGGGAGCTTTTCATGAGGACGCATTTGCGGATTGGTGCGACGGTTTTGGGGCTTATACTCCCGAAAAACGGCTAGAGATCATGCGGGATAGTCGGTTGGGTACGTTTGGGGTTGTAGGTCTCTTTTTTCTCCTCGCGTTCAAGGCCGCTCTGCTGGCGAGCATGCCCCGTTCATGGGTCCCTTGGACCTTGATTGTGGCGCCATGTGTCGCACGATGGGCCGTTCTTGCTACCTTCTATCGAAGCCCTTATCGGGCTGTGCCAAACTCGACAGTAGCATTGTTCGCAGGAAAAGTTTCAGGTAAGGAGCTATGGATTGGCACTCTATTGGCTGCTACAACCGGGTTGATCTACGGCTGTGTGCCCATTGCAGGCTTGTTGTTAGGGGTAGGAAGCGCGAGTCGGCTTTTGGCGGCTTACTTTGTGCGTCAGCTTGGCGGACTTTCTGGGGACTGTTTGGGGGTTATTGTAGCGCTATCGGAACTGCTAACGATGATAGCTCTATCTCATGTACGCCCTTTCATCCTGCATTTCTTATGA
- the pgi gene encoding glucose-6-phosphate isomerase — protein sequence MSRLTESEVWKALQEHYRQIEPLHMRDLFAKDPGRFEKFHLQFNDILVDYSKNRITEETMQLLYALAREVQLDRWIERMFSGEKINVTENRAVLHVALRNRANRPIYVDGRDVMPEVNAVLAHMREFTEAVRSGRWRGYTGKAITDIVNIGIGGSDLGPVMVTEALKPYGKPDLRVHFVSNVDGTHIVETLKQVHPETTLFSIASKTFTTQETLVNAHTARDWFLRYAHDEAAVAKHFVALSTNEKEVVKFGIDPKNMFVFWDWVGGRYSLWSAIGLSIALYIGMDNFEELLTGAFEMDEHFRHTPFEQNIPVTLGLLGIWYNNFFGAQTHAILPYDQYMHRFPAYFQQGDMESNGKRVDRDGHVVDYSTGPIIWGEPGTNGQHAFYQLIHQGTKLIPCDFIAPIETHNPIGEHHKILLSNFFAQTEALMRGKTEEEVRKELEAAGMSGEALEKLVPHKVFPGNRPTNSILVQKITPRTLGSLIAMYEHKIFTQGVIWNINSFDQWGVELGKQLAKAILPELEGTQEVTGHDSSTNGLINHYKRHRLRE from the coding sequence ATGAGCCGGTTAACCGAATCTGAAGTTTGGAAGGCACTTCAGGAGCATTATCGTCAGATCGAGCCACTGCATATGCGCGACCTCTTTGCAAAGGATCCGGGGCGTTTTGAGAAGTTTCATCTACAGTTCAACGATATCCTTGTAGACTACTCGAAGAACCGCATTACGGAAGAGACGATGCAGTTGCTCTACGCTTTGGCACGAGAGGTGCAGCTAGATCGTTGGATAGAGCGCATGTTTTCCGGTGAGAAGATCAACGTTACAGAAAATCGTGCCGTACTCCACGTAGCGTTAAGGAACCGCGCTAATCGTCCCATCTATGTAGATGGGAGGGATGTGATGCCGGAGGTAAACGCTGTATTAGCGCACATGCGAGAGTTTACCGAGGCGGTGCGCAGCGGGCGTTGGCGTGGGTATACGGGGAAAGCGATTACAGACATCGTCAATATTGGCATTGGCGGTTCCGACCTTGGCCCAGTGATGGTGACCGAGGCGTTGAAGCCCTACGGCAAGCCAGATTTACGCGTTCACTTCGTCTCGAATGTAGACGGCACGCATATCGTTGAAACGCTCAAACAGGTGCATCCGGAGACAACGCTGTTTTCCATTGCCTCAAAGACCTTTACTACGCAAGAGACATTGGTGAACGCCCATACGGCCCGCGACTGGTTTTTGCGCTATGCGCACGATGAGGCCGCCGTTGCTAAGCATTTCGTAGCGCTTTCGACGAATGAGAAGGAGGTTGTGAAGTTTGGCATTGATCCCAAGAACATGTTTGTTTTTTGGGATTGGGTTGGGGGGCGTTACTCGCTTTGGTCTGCGATAGGGTTGTCCATCGCTCTCTACATCGGTATGGACAACTTCGAGGAGTTGCTCACAGGCGCCTTTGAGATGGATGAGCACTTTCGGCACACGCCTTTTGAGCAGAATATTCCAGTGACGTTGGGTTTGTTAGGCATTTGGTATAACAACTTTTTCGGGGCGCAGACCCACGCCATCTTGCCGTATGATCAGTACATGCATCGGTTTCCAGCCTATTTTCAGCAGGGTGACATGGAGAGCAATGGCAAGCGTGTTGATAGAGACGGCCATGTAGTGGACTACTCCACCGGCCCAATCATTTGGGGAGAGCCAGGCACCAACGGCCAGCATGCTTTTTATCAGTTAATTCATCAAGGTACGAAGTTGATCCCTTGTGACTTCATTGCACCGATCGAAACCCATAATCCAATTGGAGAACACCACAAGATCCTCCTTTCCAATTTCTTCGCCCAGACCGAGGCCCTGATGCGTGGTAAAACGGAAGAAGAGGTGCGGAAAGAGTTAGAGGCTGCAGGCATGAGTGGGGAGGCTTTAGAGAAATTGGTGCCGCATAAAGTATTTCCTGGAAATCGGCCCACGAACTCTATCTTGGTTCAAAAGATAACCCCGCGCACACTTGGTTCGTTGATCGCTATGTACGAGCATAAGATTTTCACGCAGGGTGTTATTTGGAATATCAACTCGTTTGACCAGTGGGGAGTGGAGCTAGGGAAGCAGCTGGCCAAAGCGATTCTACCTGAACTAGAGGGTACACAGGAGGTTACCGGTCACGATTCATCAACAAATGGCCTCATCAATCATTACAAACGGCACCGTTTGCGTGAGTAA